From the genome of Corallococcus macrosporus DSM 14697:
CGCCACGCCGTGTTTGATGGCGTTCTCCACCAGCGTCTGCACCAGCATCGCGGGCACGGTCAGGTCGAGGGCGCCCGGCTCCACGTCCTCGCGGACGCGCAGGCGGCTCTCCAGCCGGACGCCCTCCAGCTCCAGGTAGTCACGCACCACCTGGAGCTCCTGGGCCAGCGGGACGGTCTCCCGCTCCCGGGCGGTGAGCGCGTACCGCAGCAACGTGGACAGCCGCGTCACCACCTGCTGGGCCCGGGCCGGGTCCTCGGAGATGAGGGCGCGCACGCTGTTGAGGCAGTTGAAGAGGAAGTGCGGCTGGAGCTGTGACTTGAGGAAGCGCAGCTCCGATGCCCGCGCCGCCGCCTCCAGCTTCCAGCGCTCCATCTCCATGGCCCGGGCGTGCTCCACCGCGTGGACGCCGAAGTAGAGGAGCAGCCACAGCGTCATCATCACCGTCCAGACGAAGCCGCTGACGAGGAAGCCCATCAGCGAGGACTCTCGCGGCGTGAAGAGCCCCAGCACGGTGATGCTCAAGCCGAAGGCGAGGAGGTTCTGGGTCATCCCCAGGCCCACCGCAGTGAGGAGCACGCGCGGGGCCATCCGCGAGACGGGCAGCCGGGCCCACTCCCGCAGGGGCAGCGCGCGGCGCGCTACGTGCGTGACGAGCGCCGCGCACGAGCAGAGCACCCACCAGGACGCCCAGACCGCCGGCCTGGACGTCAGCAACGTCAGCAGGGAGTTGAAGGTGGCGTAGAGGCCCCAGCCTCCGACCTGGCAGGCCACGTAGGCCCAGGCGCGCGCGGACGAGGGCTTCATTCAAGGGCTCCCTGCTTCAAGGCGGCGCGAGTCCACCACACTCACGGACGTGGCTCCACCCGGGCCACGGGCGCGTGGGCGCCGAGGAAGCCGTCCAGCTCACGGAAGAAGCCCTCCGGATCGTCCCACATGATGAAGTGGCGGGCCGTGTCGTGCATCACGACACGCGCGGTGCGCAGCGTCGCGTACTGGCCCTTGTATACGGCCTCGACCGTCTCGCGCGGCATCTGGCCCTTCAGGGCAATCCACGAACCGAGCACCAGGGTGGGCGCGGTGATGCGCGGCAGCTCCGGACGCAGGTCGGTGGTCATCAACTCGTACATCGCCTGGGCCACGGTGTCGGTGTCCGACTGGTTCCCCCAGCGGAAGGCGACGTCCTGCCTGGACGCGTCGGTGATGTAGCGGCGCATCGTCCGCCGCTGCATCTCGTTGCGTTGGGCGACGGACTGGGTCCGCATCTGCGTGCGCATCTGGTCGGCGTAGGGGCGGCTGCTCTCCACCGTGGCGCCGGGGTACATGCCCGCGGGGAGGAAGGGCAGGCTGTCCACCACCACCACGCCGCCGACGCGCTCGGGGACGTCCGCGGCCACCGCGAGCGCCAGCACGCCGCCCAGGCTGTGGCCCACGAGGATGGGCTTCTCCAGGCCCTGCTCACGCAGGTACGCCGCCACCGCGCGGCGCTGCGTTTCGAAGAAGGGCGCGGAGATGGCGGGCTGCCCCGCGAAGCCGGCCAGCGTGAGGACGTGGCTGTCGTACTGACCCCCGAGGTGCGCCACCGTCTCGTTCCACACCTCTCCGGATGACGCGAGGCCAGGGATGAACACCACCGGGCGGCCCTTGCCGGAGCGCTCGACCCGGAAGGGCACTGGCGCGTTGGCCGTGGGGGACTCGGTGACGGTGGTGCCCGAAGGCGCGGCGCCGGACGTGGACGCGCAGCCGGAGAGCAGCGACAGGGCGAGCAGCGACGAAAGGACGCGGCGACGAAGCATGAGTGGCTCCTGGGGCGAAGTGGGGCGTGACGTGGAACGAAGGTACGCCCCGCGAACACGCACGCTCTAAAGACTCCATGAGCGGTCCCGGGTGGGGATGAGCGGCGCCCGAGCAGGGTGACTGGTGCCGCTCCAGAGGCGTCAGGCAGGCTCAGGGCGCCATGTCCGTGCAGCCGCGCTTCAAGTCACTGACGTGGGCGAGCAGCCGGGCGCGTGCTTCGCGGTGTCCCTGGCGCGCAAGCTGCTGGCGGAGCAGCCTCAACGAACGGGGCCCGGCGCGGTGAAGGAACTCAGCGCCGGCGCAGCAGCCACGCGCGGCCGCGACGGTCCATCACCCCGATGGCGCGGACGAAGAGGCTGGGGAACAGGCGCCGCATGCGCCAGCCCCAGCGGGCATCCGCCATGGGCACGCTGTAGAGGCTGCGCGCGTCCACGGCCTTCAAGAGCTTGCGCGCGATGACGTCCGGGCCGATGCGCGCGGTGCCGGTCATCTGGACGGCGAGGGTGCGAAGCGTCTCGTCGGCGTAGCGGCCCGCGTTGCCGATGTTGGTGCGGAAGACGCTGGGGCTCGCGACGGTGACGCCGATGCCGCGGGGCTTCAGCTCGGCGTGGAGCGTCTCGGACAGCGCGACGACGCCCGCCTTGGACACGTTGTAGGCCGCCAGGTCGGGCACGTACATCAGCCCCGCCGCCGAGGCGATGTTGAGGATGTGCCCGGAGCCCTGCCGCCGCATCCGGGGAACGAAGACATGGCAGCCATGGATGACGCCCCACAGGTTGATGTCCAGCACCCGCTTCCATTCCGCCAGTGACAGCGTGCCCACCGGGCCCGCGCTGACGACGCCGGCGTTGTTGACCAGCAGGTCCACGCCGCCCAGCGTGCGCTCCGCGGCGTCGGCCAGCGCTTCGACCTGCACCGGGTCGGTGACGTCACAGACCTGGACGTGGGCCTCGCCTCCCTCGCGGGTGACGCGCAGCGCTGTCTCCTCGGCGGAGGCGGCATGGATGTCCGCGACGAGCACGCGGGCCCGCCGGCGCGCGAGCGCCTCGCAGAGCGCGCGGCCCAGGCCGCTGCCCGCGCCGGTGACGACGGCTCTTGGACGGGGAGGAAGGGGCATGGCGGTCCAGCATGTTCCGTCCACCGCCATGGCCGCCATCACCCCGGCGGCCCGCCGGTGAACGGGCCCGTCGCCGTCATGACGCAAGCGCCCGCAACGCCGATGACTCCGGGTGCTCCATGACACACCCGACATCCCTGTCCCAGAATCGAGGACCCGCTGCCACCGTGTGGCCGGGACGCCAGGCAGGCAAGCGGCGGTTCAGTGACGAGGCGGACGAATCCGGGTAGAACCGCCGCCGTGAGACGCGCCTTGTGCGGAGCGTTCGCCGCCATCGCGGTGGGCCTCTTCGGATGCAATGACCTGGAAGTCTGTGGCTCGACGGCCAGCGACATCACCCGTGACGGCGGCGAGCCCTATCGCTGCGTCACGTCCGAGGACTGCCCGCGCACCTCGCGCGTCAACGTCTGCGTCACCGACGTGTCGCCGGTGGAGGTCTGCGTCCGCTGTCAGGACACGAAGTGCGTCACCGTGACGCCGGAGGCCTGCGACTGATGAAGTCCCTGCGGCTCGCGCTCGCCGTGTTGTCCCTGTCCGCCACGGCGTGCCGGGACAAGCCCGTGGACCATCTCCAGCGGGCCCGTGACGCCACCTTCGAGAAGCGGCCCGACGAGGCGCTCGTCGAGTACCGCAAGGCCTTCGATGCGCTTCGCCATGACACCTCGCCGGAGGCGCTGGTGCTCCGCGCGCGC
Proteins encoded in this window:
- a CDS encoding sensor histidine kinase — translated: MKPSSARAWAYVACQVGGWGLYATFNSLLTLLTSRPAVWASWWVLCSCAALVTHVARRALPLREWARLPVSRMAPRVLLTAVGLGMTQNLLAFGLSITVLGLFTPRESSLMGFLVSGFVWTVMMTLWLLLYFGVHAVEHARAMEMERWKLEAAARASELRFLKSQLQPHFLFNCLNSVRALISEDPARAQQVVTRLSTLLRYALTARERETVPLAQELQVVRDYLELEGVRLESRLRVREDVEPGALDLTVPAMLVQTLVENAIKHGVAQVPEGGEVAVSARLQEGALLLEVSNTATPSARPMEGSGVGLHNASERLRLLCGAGASLHLDRTRTDLTTARVRIPLALS
- a CDS encoding alpha/beta fold hydrolase, giving the protein MLRRRVLSSLLALSLLSGCASTSGAAPSGTTVTESPTANAPVPFRVERSGKGRPVVFIPGLASSGEVWNETVAHLGGQYDSHVLTLAGFAGQPAISAPFFETQRRAVAAYLREQGLEKPILVGHSLGGVLALAVAADVPERVGGVVVVDSLPFLPAGMYPGATVESSRPYADQMRTQMRTQSVAQRNEMQRRTMRRYITDASRQDVAFRWGNQSDTDTVAQAMYELMTTDLRPELPRITAPTLVLGSWIALKGQMPRETVEAVYKGQYATLRTARVVMHDTARHFIMWDDPEGFFRELDGFLGAHAPVARVEPRP
- a CDS encoding SDR family NAD(P)-dependent oxidoreductase — translated: MPLPPRPRAVVTGAGSGLGRALCEALARRRARVLVADIHAASAEETALRVTREGGEAHVQVCDVTDPVQVEALADAAERTLGGVDLLVNNAGVVSAGPVGTLSLAEWKRVLDINLWGVIHGCHVFVPRMRRQGSGHILNIASAAGLMYVPDLAAYNVSKAGVVALSETLHAELKPRGIGVTVASPSVFRTNIGNAGRYADETLRTLAVQMTGTARIGPDVIARKLLKAVDARSLYSVPMADARWGWRMRRLFPSLFVRAIGVMDRRGRAWLLRRR